In the Anastrepha obliqua isolate idAnaObli1 chromosome 1, idAnaObli1_1.0, whole genome shotgun sequence genome, one interval contains:
- the LOC129235949 gene encoding larval serum protein 2, which translates to MKSFTLVAIVALALFATASTKNIQSKTADKDFLIKQKFILEILQHVYQDDVFMTKYDSSYYEYKPWEHVADYHKQELLEHFFELWQHKPMHDDEIFSVMYERHGEYAVGLTRLFYFAKDWETFTHAVMWARMHVNKQLFIYALTVAGLHRADMQGIVYPAIYEIYPWNFFDVDTIELAERYRMHNFHQVKKLDNVYNVAIKANYTNVYGNLHADHQLAYFLEDVGLNSFYYYYNLDYPYWTKGVEGYELNKDRRGEFWIYTHWQLLARYYLERLSHGLGEIEDFDMYESVANGYHSGLRYYPGVSYPNRDNGYSFYHIENMEHMRMIHLISVRIMNFIHGEHKDDMEAVNQLGNILQGNVDSVDRKFYNSISKIYKDIVSEGVSYGKYEEPLPSTFMHYETSLRDPLFFSLTKDIVHFYWHLAESFPEYTAKDYVFEGVKIDKVQMPDHLTTYYEYYDSDISNAANVEVPVEGSADPLVNFGRNSQQGGNSFVIKARQYRLNHKPFQFQMDVTSDKAQKAVVKVYIGPEQVGEKYDYIEKNYMNFFELEHFVVDLQPGSNVITRNSDDFTWWVEDRTTYLELYKKVMDATNSDYKFALNQKEAHCGVPQRLMLPVGAKGGVSYQFFFMVYQYQEPAIKQHTGYDPIISCGIGSGARWVDAMPFGFPFNRPVKHGYYFDVDNFHFEPVVIYHKEDATNVV; encoded by the coding sequence ATGAAATCGTTTACTTTGGTTGCAATTGTGGCGCTGGCGCTATTTGCCACAGCTTCGACGAAGAATATCCAGTCGAAAACCGCCGACAAGGATTTCCTTATTAAGCAAAAATTCATTTTGGAGATCTTGCAGCACGTTTACCAGGACGATGTTTTCATGACGAAATACGACTCCAGCTACTATGAATACAAACCATGGGAACATGTTGCCGACTATCATAAGCAGGAGCTCTTGGAGCACTTTTTCGAGCTATGGCAACACAAGCCGATGCATGACGATGAGATCTTCAGTGTGATGTATGAGCGACATGGTGAGTACGCAGTGGGTTTGACGCGCCTGTTCTACTTCGCGAAGGATTGGGAAACCTTCACTCATGCCGTCATGTGGGCTCGTATGCATGTCAACAAACAGTTGTTCATATACGCGCTGACTGTGGCCGGTCTGCACCGTGCCGATATGCAAGGCATTGTCTACCCAGCCATCTACGAAATTTATCCATGGAACTTCTTCGATGTGGACACCATTGAGTTGGCTGAGAGGTATAGAATGCATAACTTCCACCAGGTAAAGAAATTGGACAACGTTTACAATGTTGCTATCAAGGCAAACTACACCAACGTATACGGCAACCTACATGCCGATCACCAGCTCGCATACTTCCTCGAGGATGTTGGTCTTAATTCATTCTACTACTACTACAACTTAGATTATCCGTACTGGACTAAGGGTGTCGAGGGTTATGAGTTGAACAAGGATCGTCGTGGTGAGTTCTGGATCTACACTCACTGGCAGTTGTTGGCTCGCTACTATCTGGAGCGTTTGTCTCACGGCTTGGGTGAAATTGAGGACTTTGACATGTACGAGTCTGTTGCCAATGGCTACCACAGTGGCTTGCGTTACTATCCCGGTGTGAGTTACCCCAACCGTGACAATGGCTACAGCTTTTACCATATCGAGAATATGGAGCATATGCGCATGATTCATTTAATTAGCGTACGCATTATGAATTTTATTCACGGTGAACACAAGGACGATATGGAGGCTGTCAATCAGTTGGGCAACATCTTACAAGGCAATGTTGATAGTGTTGACAGAAAATTCTATAACAGCATCAGCAAGATCTACAAGGATATTGTGAGCGAAGGTGTTTCTTATGGCAAATACGAAGAGCCTTTGCCAAGTACTTTCATGCACTACGAAACTTCGTTACGCGATCCACTTTTCTTCTCGCTCACCAAGGACATTGTCCACTTTTATTGGCATTTGGCTGAGTCGTTCCCCGAATACACCGCTAAGGACTACGTTTTCGAGGGTGTAAAGATCGACAAAGTGCAAATGCCCGATCACTTGACCACCTACTACGAATACTATGATTCGGATATCAGTAATGCCGCTAATGTAGAAGTACCCGTAGAAGGTAGCGCTGATCCCTTGGTTAACTTTGGCCGCAACTCTCAGCAAGGTGGCAATAGCTTCGTCATCAAGGCACGCCAATATCGCCTCAATCACAAACCATTCCAATTCCAAATGGATGTGACTTCGGACAAGGCGCAAAAGGCTGTCGTTAAGGTTTATATCGGTCCTGAACAAGTTGGTGAAAAATACGATTACATTGAAAAGAACTACATGAACTTCTTCGAGTTGGAACATTTCGTCGTTGATTTGCAACCTGGCTCCAATGTGATCACTCGCAACTCTGACGATTTCACCTGGTGGGTAGAGGATAGAACAACCTATTTGGAATTGTACAAAAAGGTGATGGATGCCACCAACTCTGACTACAAATTCGCCCTGAACCAGAAGGAGGCTCACTGCGGTGTTCCACAGCGTCTGATGCTGCCTGTGGGCGCGAAGGGTGGTGTTTCATATCAATTCTTCTTCATGGTATATCAATACCAAGAACCAGCTATCAAACAGCACACCGGCTACGATCCAATCATCTCCTGTGGTATTGGATCTGGCGCACGCTGGGTCGACGCGATGCCATTTGGCTTCCCCTTCAACCGTCCCGTCAAACACGGCTACTACTTCGATGTGGATAATTTCCACTTTGAGCCAGTAGTGATCTACCACAAAGAAGACGCAACAAATGTGGTCTAA